A part of Biomphalaria glabrata chromosome 3, xgBioGlab47.1, whole genome shotgun sequence genomic DNA contains:
- the LOC106054242 gene encoding presenilin-2-like isoform X1, whose amino-acid sequence MSSHARGTPVIHSPEGSPTERTSLMSNYNIEEATRGGEEPPPRTQAIRNVPETAVVQPSENAANQGSGQRARQAPRSQRSSDEEEESLLYGAKHVIMLFVPVTLCMMVVVATIRSVTYYTDKGVYLIYTPFHDKTDDTGTKLWQTLANAMIMLGGIVVMTIALLLLYKYKCYKFINGWLVVSSVMLLFFFSYIYIEQILRAYNAAMDYITVAIIMWNFGVGGMFCIHWKGPLLLQQAYLIMISALVALMFIKFLPDWTTWAVLAVMVVWDLVAVLCPKGPLRMLVETAQSRNEPIFPALIYSSTMVWLITMADDPENARKQESHVPNSSTGATPNLEDSEDEDDGGFKEHIANGMNRNSQFSNSMDTQIARRAVEALGEMSTVEDPEVQRQYSPSLDAGSSTDPDPIVAKPKKKGKKRKPVPPPNTTPTSDTRDNSTENTESDEERGVKLGLGDFIFYGVLVGKASSNGDWNTTLACFVAILIGLCCTLLLLAIFRKALPALPISLTFGLVFNFATAELVKPFMDKLASEQVYI is encoded by the exons ATGAGTTCACATGCCAGAGGTACACCTGTTATACACTCCCCCGAGGGTTCACCTACAGAGAGAACAAGTCTGATGAGTAACTATAACATTGAAGAGGCTACCAGGGGTGGTGAAGAGCCGCCACCTAGAACACAAGCCATCAGAAATGTACCAGAG aCAGCTGTTGTCCAGCCTAGTGAGAACGCAGCGAATCAGGGGTCAGGTCAAAGAGCAAGACAAGCTCCAAGATCTCAGAGGTCATCGGATGAAGAGGAGGAGAGTCTGTTATATGGAGCCAAGCATGTGATCATGTTGTTTGTTCCCGTCACTCTGTGCATGATGGTCGTTGTGGCCACAATTAGATCTGTCACATACTACACTGACAAGGGAGTTTATCT AATTTATACACCTTTTCATGACAAAACGGACGACACTGGCACAAAATTGTGGCAGACCTTGGCCAATGCTATGATCATGTTAGGTGGTATAGTGGTGATGACGATTGCATTGTTACTTCTTTACAAATACAAGTGCTATAAG TTTATCAATGGATGGCTTGTAGTCTCTTCAgtcatgttgttatttttctTCTCATATATCTATATTGA ACAGATACTACGTGCCTATAATGCAGCAATGGATTATATTACAGTAGCTATCATTATGTGGAACTTTGGAGTAGGCGGAATGTTCTGCATCCATTGGAAGGGACCGCTGCTCTTACAGCAAGCTTATCTTATCATGATCAGTGCTCTGGTGGCGCTGATGTTTATTAAATTCCTGCCAGATTGGACTACATGGGCTGTACTAGCTGTGATGGTTGTCTGGG ATTTAGTCGCAGTACTCTGTCCTAAAGGACCTCTTAGGATGCTGGTAGAAACAGCTCAGAGCAGAAATGAACCAATCTTTCCAGCACTTATTTATTCCT CTACTATGGTTTGGTTGATAACTATGGCTGATGATCCAGAAAATGCCAGGAAACAAGAATCTCATG tacCAAACAGTTCTACTGGTGCAACACCAAACCTTGAGGACAGTGAAGATGAGGATGATGGGGGATTTAAAGAACATATTGCTAATGGCATGAACAGGAATTCACAGTTTTCAAACAGCATGGACACGCAGATTGCTCGCCGAGCTGTAGAAGCATTAGGAGAAATGTCAACAG TAGAAGATCCAGAAGTGCAGCGACAATATAGCCCTAGCTTGGATGCTGGCTCCAGTACAGACCCAGACCCTATAGTGGCGAAGCCAAagaaaaaagggaaaaagaGGAAGCCTGTACCACCGCCAAATACCACTCCAACTTCTGACACCAGAGACAATAGCACAGAAAATACTGAGAGTGATGAAGaaa GAGGAGTCAAGCTAGGTCTtggagattttattttttatggagTACTTGTTGGGAAAGCTTCATCCAACGGGGATTGGAACACAACTCTTGCATGTTTTGTGGCAATTTTAATA GGTTTATGTTGTACATTGCTACTGTTAGCCATATTCAGAAAGGCCTTGCCAGCTCTTCCCATCTCTCTTACCTTTGGTTTGGTCTTCAACTTTGCAACAGCAGAACTAGTGAAGCCTTTCATGGACAAACTAGCCAGTGAACAAGTTTACATTTGA
- the LOC106054242 gene encoding presenilin-2-like isoform X2 — protein sequence MSSHARGTPVIHSPEGSPTERTSLMSNYNIEEATRGGEEPPPRTQAIRNVPETAVVQPSENAANQGSGQRARQAPRSQRSSDEEEESLLYGAKHVIMLFVPVTLCMMVVVATIRSVTYYTDKGVYLIYTPFHDKTDDTGTKLWQTLANAMIMLGGIVVMTIALLLLYKYKCYKFINGWLVVSSVMLLFFFSYIYIEQILRAYNAAMDYITVAIIMWNFGVGGMFCIHWKGPLLLQQAYLIMISALVALMFIKFLPDWTTWAVLAVMVVWDLVAVLCPKGPLRMLVETAQSRNEPIFPALIYSSTMVWLITMADDPENARKQESHVPNSSTGATPNLEDSEDEDDGGFKEHIANGMNRNSQFSNSMDTQIARRAVEALGEMSTEDPEVQRQYSPSLDAGSSTDPDPIVAKPKKKGKKRKPVPPPNTTPTSDTRDNSTENTESDEERGVKLGLGDFIFYGVLVGKASSNGDWNTTLACFVAILIGLCCTLLLLAIFRKALPALPISLTFGLVFNFATAELVKPFMDKLASEQVYI from the exons ATGAGTTCACATGCCAGAGGTACACCTGTTATACACTCCCCCGAGGGTTCACCTACAGAGAGAACAAGTCTGATGAGTAACTATAACATTGAAGAGGCTACCAGGGGTGGTGAAGAGCCGCCACCTAGAACACAAGCCATCAGAAATGTACCAGAG aCAGCTGTTGTCCAGCCTAGTGAGAACGCAGCGAATCAGGGGTCAGGTCAAAGAGCAAGACAAGCTCCAAGATCTCAGAGGTCATCGGATGAAGAGGAGGAGAGTCTGTTATATGGAGCCAAGCATGTGATCATGTTGTTTGTTCCCGTCACTCTGTGCATGATGGTCGTTGTGGCCACAATTAGATCTGTCACATACTACACTGACAAGGGAGTTTATCT AATTTATACACCTTTTCATGACAAAACGGACGACACTGGCACAAAATTGTGGCAGACCTTGGCCAATGCTATGATCATGTTAGGTGGTATAGTGGTGATGACGATTGCATTGTTACTTCTTTACAAATACAAGTGCTATAAG TTTATCAATGGATGGCTTGTAGTCTCTTCAgtcatgttgttatttttctTCTCATATATCTATATTGA ACAGATACTACGTGCCTATAATGCAGCAATGGATTATATTACAGTAGCTATCATTATGTGGAACTTTGGAGTAGGCGGAATGTTCTGCATCCATTGGAAGGGACCGCTGCTCTTACAGCAAGCTTATCTTATCATGATCAGTGCTCTGGTGGCGCTGATGTTTATTAAATTCCTGCCAGATTGGACTACATGGGCTGTACTAGCTGTGATGGTTGTCTGGG ATTTAGTCGCAGTACTCTGTCCTAAAGGACCTCTTAGGATGCTGGTAGAAACAGCTCAGAGCAGAAATGAACCAATCTTTCCAGCACTTATTTATTCCT CTACTATGGTTTGGTTGATAACTATGGCTGATGATCCAGAAAATGCCAGGAAACAAGAATCTCATG tacCAAACAGTTCTACTGGTGCAACACCAAACCTTGAGGACAGTGAAGATGAGGATGATGGGGGATTTAAAGAACATATTGCTAATGGCATGAACAGGAATTCACAGTTTTCAAACAGCATGGACACGCAGATTGCTCGCCGAGCTGTAGAAGCATTAGGAGAAATGTCAACAG AAGATCCAGAAGTGCAGCGACAATATAGCCCTAGCTTGGATGCTGGCTCCAGTACAGACCCAGACCCTATAGTGGCGAAGCCAAagaaaaaagggaaaaagaGGAAGCCTGTACCACCGCCAAATACCACTCCAACTTCTGACACCAGAGACAATAGCACAGAAAATACTGAGAGTGATGAAGaaa GAGGAGTCAAGCTAGGTCTtggagattttattttttatggagTACTTGTTGGGAAAGCTTCATCCAACGGGGATTGGAACACAACTCTTGCATGTTTTGTGGCAATTTTAATA GGTTTATGTTGTACATTGCTACTGTTAGCCATATTCAGAAAGGCCTTGCCAGCTCTTCCCATCTCTCTTACCTTTGGTTTGGTCTTCAACTTTGCAACAGCAGAACTAGTGAAGCCTTTCATGGACAAACTAGCCAGTGAACAAGTTTACATTTGA